In a single window of the Coffea eugenioides isolate CCC68of chromosome 3, Ceug_1.0, whole genome shotgun sequence genome:
- the LOC113764810 gene encoding probable carboxylesterase 12 — MDSLPPIPHADPDLIALDFVPFFRVYKDGRVEKFIKAPFVHPADSDDPQSTGGVRSKDVIISSETQACARLYLPATVKPDEKLPVLIYIHGGAFVIGSAFGVVYHSYLTSVVAEANVVAVSVEYRLAPEHPIPACFDDSWAVTKWVDSHANRKGPEPWLNNHADFSRVFLAGDSAGGNIAHYMTVKASQEGLGDGVKLEGLILAHPFFGKVGREELWEYITSDFKGWDDPRLNPMASPELLSGLVCGKILLFTSETDPLRDRSLRYCEAIKMSGWSGELEVVDVEKEGHTFHILNPSGDNAGILMKRLVSFLGN, encoded by the coding sequence ATGGACTCGCTCCCCCCAATTCCACATGCAGATCCGGACCTAATAGCTCTCGATTTCGTTCCTTTCTTCCGAGTGTACAAGGATGGCCGCGTCGAAAAATTCATCAAAGCTCCCTTCGTCCATCCAGCAGACTCAGACGATCCCCAAAGCACTGGTGGCGTCCGATCAAAAGATGTCATCATTTCATCAGAAACCCAAGCATGTGCACGCTTATATCTTCCGGCCACAGTCAAACCCGACGAGAAACTTCCCGTTCTGATCTACATCCACGGGGGGGCATTTGTCATCGGATCAGCTTTCGGCGTCGTATACCATAGCTATCTTACCTCCGTAGTAGCTGAGGCTAACGTCGTTGCCGTGTCTGTCGAGTACAGGTTGGCTCCGGAGCACCCTATCCCCGCATGCTTCGATGATTCTTGGGCAGTAACAAAATGGGTCGACTCCCATGCCAATAGAAAAGGCCCTGAACCATGGCTCAATAATCACGCCGACTTTTCTCGGGTGTTTTTGGCAGGTGACAGCGCGGGAGGCAACATTGCACATTACATGACTGTCAAAGCCAGCCAAGAGGGGTTGGGAGATGGTGTAAAGCTTGAGGGGTTGATTTTAGCGCATCCATTTTTTGGTAAAGTAGGGCGTGAAGAATTATGGGAGTACATCACTTCAGATTTCAAAGGGTGGGATGATCCAAGGCTTAATCCAATGGCAAGTCCTGAACTGCTGTCGGGCCTTGTGTGCGGGAAGATTCTGTTGTTTACATCGGAGACAGATCCTCTTCGAGATAGGAGTTTGCGTTACTGTGAGGCGATAAAGATGAGCGGATGGAGTGGTGAATTGGAGGTTGTGGATGTTGAAAAGGAGGGCCATACTTTTCATATACTGAATCCAAGTGGTGACAATGCTGGAATCTTGATGAAACGCCTGGTTTCATTCTTGGGAAATTAG